One Colius striatus isolate bColStr4 chromosome 7, bColStr4.1.hap1, whole genome shotgun sequence DNA segment encodes these proteins:
- the LOC133625835 gene encoding LOW QUALITY PROTEIN: gonadotropin-releasing hormone II receptor-like (The sequence of the model RefSeq protein was modified relative to this genomic sequence to represent the inferred CDS: substituted 1 base at 1 genomic stop codon): MSTEQHLTAPQHLTEEQDANSSASALAEHWPLPWFTATAGVCVVLTAVVFVVAASSNAAVLGSLLRKGGKCHVRPLLLSLVLADLLVMLAMMPLDAAWNMMVQWYGGDPSXKLLNFLKLFAMYAAMLVLVVISLAWHVAVLRPFSCARCHSGLLLCAAWAASLLLASPQLFLFHLCMALGGNFTQCVTQGSFRTRWEETVYNMFTFTMLYIMVVCYVRILREISKQLKINKVSRSQPFGGHHQPGIDPEHCWISGQHPLKGNPAWSGLDTDFFTPFFAVFCCFIWATDLTMRRWSVLSGRSTVMDHRITEW; encoded by the exons ATGAGCACTGAGCAGCACCTCACAGCTCCCCAGCACCTCACCGAGGAGCAGGATGCCaacagctcagcctctgccctCGCTGAGCACTGGCCCTTGCCCTGGTTCACAGCCACAGCCGGGGTCTGTGTGGTGCTCACGGCTGTGGTGTTCGTGGTGGCGGCCAGCAGCAACGCGGCAGTGCTGGGCagcctgctgaggaaaggcggCAAGTGCCACGTGAGGCCGCTGCTCCTCAGCCTGGTGCTGGCTGACCTGCTGGTGATGCTGGCGATGATGCCACTGGATGCAGCCTGGAACATGATGGTGCAATGGTATGGAGGGGACCCGTCCTGAAAGCTCCTCAACTTCCTCAAGCTCTTTGCCATGTACGCAGCCATGCTGGTGCTGGTGGTCATCAGCCTGGCCTGGCACGTGGCTGTGCTGCGGCCCTTCTCCTGCGCTCGCTGCCACAGTGGGCTGCTGCTCTGCGCTGCCTGGGctgccagcctgctgctggcctcGCCACAG cttttcctcttccacctgTGCATGGCCCTGGGAGGGAACTTCACCCAGTGTGTGACTCAGGGTAGCTTCCGAACACGCTGGGAGGAAACTGTCTACAACATGTTCACCTTCACCATGCTCTACATCATGGTCGTCTGCTATGTCCGGATCCTCCGGGAGATCAGTAAACAGTTAAAGATCAACAAGGTAAGCAGGTCCCAGCCCTTTGGTGGCCACCATCAGCCTGGGATTGACCCAGAGCATTGCTGGATCTCTGGCCAACACCCTCTGAAGGGAAACCCAGCTTGGAGTGGGCTTGACACAGACTTCTTCACTCCTTTCTTTGCTGTCTTCTGTTGCTTCATCTGGGCCACAGACCTGACCATGAGACGTTGGTCTGTCCTTTCTGGCAGAAGCACAGTtatggatcatagaatcacagaatggtag